Below is a genomic region from Arcanobacterium haemolyticum DSM 20595.
GAAGCGCGTCACTGCAGGAAACCTCAGCTGGGGCCTTCGCTCTTCCTTCACCACCTACATCCGTAGCTCGGTTGCACACGGTGGCTGGAACCTCGTTGGCGCATCATGGGATGGAAGCAGCTTCAACTTCGGAGCAACCGGTGGTCTCTACAACACGTCCACCAAGTCCGGCACCATCTACTACGGCGGCGCTGTCCACTTCTACGGTCACGATGGAATCCTCGATTTGAAGATCTCCAACCCAGCACTGGTCATCAAGGGCAACAGCGGTTCCCTCTACATGGATGTCCTCGGATCGGACATGAGCGGCAAGAAGTTCAACCTCGGCCGTGTCCACTTCGCAAATGTTGGATTCGCTAACGGTCTATCAGCCACCGATAACGCACTCAGCTTCCAGGGTGCAAGCGTCAACCTTACGGCTGAAGGCGCTAAGGCATTCGCAGGATTCTACAAGGCCGGCGAACCACTAGCACCACTTTCAGGTACCGCTAAGCTCGTCCCAGCAACCGCATGCGATTCAGAAACCGGTGAACTCATCGAATACGACGCTTTCGGATCCAAGCTGGCCAAGACAGGTGTTGAACTATCAACCCTCGTCGTGGTTGCCCTTGGCCTGATGGCTATCGGTGGTGGCGCAGTAGTTGCCTACCGAGTTCGCCAGAACAAAATCGCAAACAATGAAGCAGACACCACCTCTAGCCTCTAAGCTAACGTGTTTATCTTGCTTGATTAAGTGATCAACGACGATACGGAGCGCATCCACTCGCGCTCCGTATCGTCGCCTATATATAAGGAAACTATGAAACTGAAGATCCCAGCGCTCGTCCTTAGCGCACTGGTTGCCCTCAGCGCCTGCAGCGTTCCAACCCACCCCAATGAAAAAGTACAGCCAGCAGCAAAAAGCTCAACGTCAGCTGAAGAAAAGAAGCCCACACTTCCAGACCCACACGAAGTTACCGGCCTTACAGTTGTTCCAGATATCGCTGATCCAGAACCTATAAGCGGCAAATTCCCACAAACCCTGCCGGCAACAGTCACAGACTTCGAAGGGAACTCAGTAACAGTTTCCGATACGTCTCGCATCCTGGCCATGGACCTTGAAGGCACCCTCTCACGAACTGTGATAGCCCTCGGATACGGAGCCAACATCGTCGGCAAAACAGTATCCTCCACCGAAAAGCAGCTCGCGGAGGTCCCCGTCGTTACTCAAAACGGGCACACACTCAACGTCGAAGCAATCCTCGCACTGCAACCCACAGTAATTCTCGTCGATAGAAGTATCGGCCCGCCAGAAGCAATCGAACAACTACGCGCGGCTGGAATCCCGATCGTGCTCGTAGATCCTGCCCGCGGAATCGAAAAAAATACGGACCTTATCCTCTCCGTATCGCGCGCACTTGGCTGCGAAAACGCTGGAAAAGCACTCGCAGAACGCACCGAAAAACAAACCAGCGAAGCCCTCGAACAAATCAAAGAATGGATCCCCGCCAACCCAATCGAAGCGGCCTTCCTCTACGTTCGCGGCACCGGCGGAGTATTCTTCATCCTCGGAGAAAAAGAAGGCGCAACAGCACTCATCCGTTCGGTTGGAGCCAAAGACCTTGCAACAGAACACGGCATCAAAGGCGTCACGCCAGCAAACGCGGAAGCACTCGTCAAACTCAACCCTGAAGTCATCTTCACTATGAGCGGCGGGCTCGAATCAGCCGAAGGACTCGACGGATTGCTCCAGCGCCCAGGCGTAGCCGATACTCGCGCGGGAAAGAAACAACGCGTCATCGCAATCCCAGACGGCCTCTCGCTCTCCTTCGGTCCACAAACCGGCGAAACCCTCCTAGCTGTTGCCCGCGCCCTCTACAGCGTCCCTGAAAAGTAACGTATGACAACCACACATAAAACTCCTCCTCGTCACGTCAAGAAAAACCTACGGATCTTCACCGTTTTCTTGATCGTGAGTATCTCGCTGGTGTTTGCCACGCTCGCCTCGGCCCTCCTCGGGCAATACGAGGTGAGCGTGGGGGACGTGTACCGGGCACTGTTCGCACCCCTTGGGTTAGCTGAATATCCGCAAGATCCCTTAGCATTTTCCACTCTGTGGAACATTCGTTTCCCGAGAATTGCGTTAGGGCTCTTGGTGGGGGCCGCATTGGCGGTGGCCGGCGCGCTCATGCAGGCAGTATTTTCGAACCCGCTAGCGGAGCCAGGAATTATCGGTGTTTCTTCGGGAGCATCGGTGGGGGCCGCATTGGCGTTGGTGTATGCGCCGCACGCGTTGGCTGGTTTTTCGGTTCCGTTGGCTGCGTTCGGTTCGGGCTTGCTGGCTGCTTTCCTCGTGTATGTTTTGGCACGTACCCAAGGGAAAGCTGACGTTATCGTGCTCGTGCTGACGGGCATTGCAGTGACTGCAGTGTGTTCTGCACTTGCTTCAATCGCCACCTATTTGGCACCAACAACTACCCGTGACCATATTGTGTTTTGGCAGATGGGTTCACTGAACGGCACCGTTTGGAAACACGTGGCGATCGTGGGGATCGTTGTTGTATTCGGTATTTCGTGGGCGCATTTGCTGGCGTATCGGCTTGATACCTTATCGTTGGGGGAGCAGGCTGCCGGGCATGTGGGCGTGAACGTGGGCCGGTTGCGCGTAGTGGCGATCGCGTTGGCAACATTGTTGACTGCTGCTGCTGTTTCTTACGCTGGCGTGATCGCGTTTGTGGGGTTGATTGTTCCGCACGTGATGAGGCTTGCGTTGGGGCCACGAAACACGTATTTGTTACCCGGTTCGATGCTGGCAGGTGCGCTGCTGATTACGGTTGCGGATTTGGCTGCGCGTACGTTGATTCCGTTTGCTGATTTGCCGATAGGTATTTTCACTGCGCTTGTTGGTGGCCCGACGTTCTTTATTTTGCTTCGTACCCGAGTTCGGATTGGACAGACGAGATGAGTGAGTGTTTTCGTTCGGCGGTAGCTGCGCATCGCATCGATTTTGCGTATGGGAAACGCCCGATTTTGCGTGACGTTTCGTTGGACGTTCGGTTTGGCGAGGTAGTGGGGTTGTTGGGGCCTAACGGCACTGGCAAGTCGACGTTGATGGCTGTGATGGCTGGCGACGTCAGCGCACATTCTGGTTACGTTGAATACCAGGGCAAGAAGGTTCAAGATTACGGCCGGAAAGAGTTGGCTCGGACGCGTTCGGTTATGCCGCAGGTGACTGAGTTTCCGTTTTCGTATACGGTGCGTGACATTGTGGCGATGGGTCGCCATTGTTGGGATACTGCACCGGAAGAAGACGATTCGATTATTGATTCTTCGTTGGAGAAAACCGATATTTGTGGTTACGACGAACGGGACGTCACCCGGCTGTCTGGGGGAGAAAAGGCTCGTGTGACGTTTGCTCGGGTGCTCACTCAGCAGGCGGGGGTGGTTTTCTTAGATGAGCCGACGGCGGCGCTCGACATTGCTCACCAGGAACGAACAATGACAGTGTGCCGGGAACTGGCAGATGCCGGGCATGCTGTGGTTGCTGTGATGCACGATCTGCAGCTCGCTGGATCATACTGCGACAGGATTGCTTTAATGTCCGAAGGGCGTATTGTTCGCCTGGGTACTCCAACGGAAGTGCTGACTGCTCAACTGTTAACAGATGTTTACAGTTGGCCTATTGATGTGGCTACTGTGGGGGATCGGATCGTGGTGTTGCCATCGCGCACCCATAGGTAAAACGGCGATACTGATACGGAGTATGGGTACTTAATCTCACACGCTGAAACGTGGGAGAAGATGATGACCATGATAGAATTGAACAGCCGTTGGATCGGCCACGGAGTGTCATCGCTCGGGAGAACATGCCCCGGGCTCCGTGCAACTAGAGAAAAGGAGTGATCGTATGGCTCTTTCTGCAGAGCGTAAGAACGAGATCATGAAGGAATACGCAACTCACGAAGGTGACACCGGTTCTCCGGAGGTTCAGGTTGCACTTCTGTCTGCCCGCATTAAGGAACTGACAGAGCACTTCCGTTCCCACAAGCACGATCACCACTCACGTCGTGGTCTGATGCTTCTCATCGGTAAGCGCAAGCGTCTCCTCGCCTACTTGGCAGCAGAAGACATCGAGCGTTACCGTTCCTTGATCTCCCGTCTCGGCCTTCGCCGCTGACGCAAGATTATCGGCCCGGCCTAACGGTTCGGGCCGATAACTCTACTTCCTGCTTTCACCTACGAAAGCATAAAAGAGCGTAGACTGTTTACGTAACTGGCGGCGAACGTCGTCGTCAAAACTATGCGCTATACGCGCACGCGGCGCCTCGCGCCCAACGAAAAATCGCGTACCGAAGCAGGTATGCACTGAAGAAAAGAAGATGCCCGTTTCGGTTCGGTCCTCGGTTGTGGTGAACGGATGCCACACCAGGAACCCGTTCATGAGAATCGATGACCGCACCCGGGCGCAAACCCGTAAAGGAGATCCCATGGAGGGTCCAGACGTTAAATTTGCTGAAGCCGTTATCGATAACGGTTCTTTCGGCACCCGTACCATTCGTTTCGAAACTGGCCTTTTGGCTCGTCAAGCTGCAGGTTGTGCGTTGGCCTACCTTGACGGCGAAACCACCGTTCTTTCTGCCACCGCAGTATCTAGCCAGCCAAAGGAACACTTTGACTTCTTCCCACTAACTGTGGATGTTGAAGAACGCTCCTACGCTGCCGGCCGTATTCCAGGATCGTTCTTCCGCCGTGAAGGCCGCCCAGGAACTGACGCCATCTTGGCTGCTCGTTTGATTGATCGTCCGCTTCGCCCAGCATTCGTCAAGGGCCTGCGTAACGAAGTTCAGGTTGTGGCAACCGTGCTCACCATTCACCCAGATGATGCTTACGACGTGGTGGCAATCAATGCCGCATCCATGTCCACCCAGCTCTCTGGTCTCCCATTCTCGGGACCAATCGGTGGTGTTCGTATCTCGCTCATCGATGGCCAGTGGGTTGCATTCCCACGCTGGTCCGAAATGCCACGCGCAACCTTCACCATGGTTGTTGCTGGCCGTATTGTTGGCGATGACGTGGCCATCATGATGGTTGAAGCAGAAGGTGGCGAAAACGCCGTCGAAAACATTGCCAAGGGTGGCGTGAAGCCAACCGAAGAAGTTGTGGCACAGGGCCTCGAAGCTGCCAAGACCTTCATCCGTACCCTTTGTGAAGCACAGCAGGAACTCGCTGCTCAGGCAGCAAAGCCAACCGAAGAATACCCACTCTTCCCATCGTACGAAGATGCTGAATACGACGCAGTTGGCGGCAAGATCGGCAGCCGTTTTGAAGAACTTTGGGGCATCACCGACAAGCACGAACGCGACGATGCTCTCAACGAACTCACCACTGACATCGTTGAATCGTTGGGTGAAGAATTCCCAGAACGCGAACAGGCTCTTGCGTTGGCAGTGAACGCTCACTGGAAGAAGGCCATGCGTGAACGCGTACTGACCACCGGTGAGCGTATGGACGGCCGTACCCCAGTGGAAATCCGTACCATCACGGCAGAATCTGATATTCTTCCACGCGTCCACGGTTCCGCTTTGTTCCAGCGCGGCGAAACCCAGATTATGGGTGTGACCACGCTCAACATGCTCAAGATGGAACAGCAGCTCGATAACCTTTCCCCGGTTACCGCCAAGCGCTACATCCACCACTACAACTTCCCACCATACTCAACCGGTGAAACCGGCCGTGTTGGTTCGCCAAAGCGCCGCGAAATCGGCCACGGTATGCTCGCAGAACGCGCACTCGTGCCAGTTCTCCCATCCCGTGAAGAGTTCCCATACGCGATCCGCCAGGTCTCCGAAGCGCTCGGCTCCAACGGTTCTACGTCGATGGGCTCCGTGTGTGCATCCACCATTTCGTTGATGAACGCAGGCGTTCCGCTGAAAGCTGTCGTTGCGGGTATCGCAATGGGCTTGGTTTCCGGTGAAATCGATGGCGAACAGCGTTACGTGGCATTGACCGACATCCTCGGTGCAGAAGACGCCCTGGGCGATATGGACTTCAAGGTTGCAGGTACTCGAGACTTCGTGACTGCACTTCAGCTTGATACTAAGCTCGATGGTATCCCAGCAGAAGTTTTGGCTGCTGCTCTTGGCCAGGCACACGATGCCCGCCAGGCAATCCTCGATTTGATCGAAGAAGCCGTGCCAGAACCGGACGATATGGCTGAAACCGCTCCACGTATCATCTCCGTGAAGATCCCAGTGGACAAGATTGGTGAAGTCATTGGACCTAAAGGCAAGATGATCAACCAGATTCAGGACGATACTGGCGCTGAGATCACGATTGAAGAAGACGGCACAGTATTCATCGGCGCAACCAACGGTTCGTCTGCTGAAGCTGCACGTCAGACCATCAACCAGATCGCTAACCCAACCATGCCAGAAGTTGGTGAACGCTTTGTTGGAACGGTTGTTAAGACAACCACCTTCGGTGCGTTCATCTCCTTGGCTCCAGGCAAGGATGGTTTGCTCCACATTTCGCAGATTCGCCGTTTGGTTGGCGGCAAGCGCGTTGAGAACGTTGAAGATGTACTTAACGTTGGCGATAAGGTTGAAGTTGAACTGGCTGAAATCGATCAGCGCGGTAAGCTTTCGCTCCACGCGGTTCTCACTGAAGAACAACTTGAGGCTGAAAAGGCTGCTGAAGAAGAGTTCAAGGCCAAGCGTGCAGAGCGTGGTGAACGCGGTGAGCGTTCCGAACGCCATGACCGCCGCGATCGTGGAG
It encodes:
- a CDS encoding polyribonucleotide nucleotidyltransferase, encoding MEGPDVKFAEAVIDNGSFGTRTIRFETGLLARQAAGCALAYLDGETTVLSATAVSSQPKEHFDFFPLTVDVEERSYAAGRIPGSFFRREGRPGTDAILAARLIDRPLRPAFVKGLRNEVQVVATVLTIHPDDAYDVVAINAASMSTQLSGLPFSGPIGGVRISLIDGQWVAFPRWSEMPRATFTMVVAGRIVGDDVAIMMVEAEGGENAVENIAKGGVKPTEEVVAQGLEAAKTFIRTLCEAQQELAAQAAKPTEEYPLFPSYEDAEYDAVGGKIGSRFEELWGITDKHERDDALNELTTDIVESLGEEFPEREQALALAVNAHWKKAMRERVLTTGERMDGRTPVEIRTITAESDILPRVHGSALFQRGETQIMGVTTLNMLKMEQQLDNLSPVTAKRYIHHYNFPPYSTGETGRVGSPKRREIGHGMLAERALVPVLPSREEFPYAIRQVSEALGSNGSTSMGSVCASTISLMNAGVPLKAVVAGIAMGLVSGEIDGEQRYVALTDILGAEDALGDMDFKVAGTRDFVTALQLDTKLDGIPAEVLAAALGQAHDARQAILDLIEEAVPEPDDMAETAPRIISVKIPVDKIGEVIGPKGKMINQIQDDTGAEITIEEDGTVFIGATNGSSAEAARQTINQIANPTMPEVGERFVGTVVKTTTFGAFISLAPGKDGLLHISQIRRLVGGKRVENVEDVLNVGDKVEVELAEIDQRGKLSLHAVLTEEQLEAEKAAEEEFKAKRAERGERGERSERHDRRDRGERRERGERRPRRRTRKAEEATDSPESAESAE
- the rpsO gene encoding 30S ribosomal protein S15; this encodes MALSAERKNEIMKEYATHEGDTGSPEVQVALLSARIKELTEHFRSHKHDHHSRRGLMLLIGKRKRLLAYLAAEDIERYRSLISRLGLRR
- a CDS encoding heme ABC transporter ATP-binding protein — protein: MSECFRSAVAAHRIDFAYGKRPILRDVSLDVRFGEVVGLLGPNGTGKSTLMAVMAGDVSAHSGYVEYQGKKVQDYGRKELARTRSVMPQVTEFPFSYTVRDIVAMGRHCWDTAPEEDDSIIDSSLEKTDICGYDERDVTRLSGGEKARVTFARVLTQQAGVVFLDEPTAALDIAHQERTMTVCRELADAGHAVVAVMHDLQLAGSYCDRIALMSEGRIVRLGTPTEVLTAQLLTDVYSWPIDVATVGDRIVVLPSRTHR
- a CDS encoding heme/hemin ABC transporter substrate-binding protein, which translates into the protein MKLKIPALVLSALVALSACSVPTHPNEKVQPAAKSSTSAEEKKPTLPDPHEVTGLTVVPDIADPEPISGKFPQTLPATVTDFEGNSVTVSDTSRILAMDLEGTLSRTVIALGYGANIVGKTVSSTEKQLAEVPVVTQNGHTLNVEAILALQPTVILVDRSIGPPEAIEQLRAAGIPIVLVDPARGIEKNTDLILSVSRALGCENAGKALAERTEKQTSEALEQIKEWIPANPIEAAFLYVRGTGGVFFILGEKEGATALIRSVGAKDLATEHGIKGVTPANAEALVKLNPEVIFTMSGGLESAEGLDGLLQRPGVADTRAGKKQRVIAIPDGLSLSFGPQTGETLLAVARALYSVPEK
- a CDS encoding FecCD family ABC transporter permease, yielding MTTTHKTPPRHVKKNLRIFTVFLIVSISLVFATLASALLGQYEVSVGDVYRALFAPLGLAEYPQDPLAFSTLWNIRFPRIALGLLVGAALAVAGALMQAVFSNPLAEPGIIGVSSGASVGAALALVYAPHALAGFSVPLAAFGSGLLAAFLVYVLARTQGKADVIVLVLTGIAVTAVCSALASIATYLAPTTTRDHIVFWQMGSLNGTVWKHVAIVGIVVVFGISWAHLLAYRLDTLSLGEQAAGHVGVNVGRLRVVAIALATLLTAAAVSYAGVIAFVGLIVPHVMRLALGPRNTYLLPGSMLAGALLITVADLAARTLIPFADLPIGIFTALVGGPTFFILLRTRVRIGQTR